In one window of Cryptococcus depauperatus CBS 7841 chromosome 3, complete sequence DNA:
- a CDS encoding glutamate-5-semialdehyde dehydrogenase gives MAEQASSSNAESIAIAARQAFEASQLVDPLERDVALDTIRETIEKAKQKVLAANKKDMEAAEALAATGKLAASLVSRLDLSRPGKFDSMLKGITDVASLPVPTGIVTFAKEIGPELELHRVTCPVGVLLVIFEARPEVVVNIAALAIKSAILKGGKESIHTTTLLSSLISQALSQTSIPSTFVQSVSTRSEISSLLAQDRYIDLVMPRGGNELVRSIQNNTRIPVMGHADGICAAYLDESAVEEKAVRIVVESKIDYMAACNAAETLLVHSSLLRSVWPKVASALLDNSVCLRCDPPSLTALSDTGDLGTSEFIIASSPEDYRTEFLGPTIAVKTVDNVEEAIKHVNSHSSHHTDSIVTEDEKSMSAWCRGLDSANCFVNASTRFADGTRYGLGTEVGISTGKTHARGPVGLDGLVIYKYIMKSRKKDGSVIADHEKGGNEYTHKDLEKGEPPF, from the exons ATGGCTGAACAAGCATCCTCCTCTAATGCAGAGTCAATCGCCATCGCTGCTCGTCAAGCTTTTGAAGCATCTCAACTGGTCGATCCTTTAGAGAGAGATGTGGCTCTGGATACTATCAGAGAAACcattgaaaaagcaaagcaaAAAGTACTCGCAGCCAATAAGAAAGACATGGAG GCTGCGGAAGCTCTTGCAGCTACTGGTAAACTCGCTGCTTCGCTCGTCTCTCGTCTAGACTTGTCTCGTCCAGGCAAGTTCGACTCCATGCTCAAGGGCATCACCGATGTCGCCAGTCTTCCTGTACCCACTGGTATTGTGACTTTTGCCAAGGAGATTGGGCCAGAGCTGGAGTTGCATAGGGTGACATGTCCTGTGGGCGTGCTGTTGGTCATTTTTGAGGCAAGGCCAGAGGTTGTCGTCAACATTGCGGCATTGGCTATCAAGAGCG CCATTTTGAAGGGCGGCAAAGAGTCCATCCATACCACTACTCTTCTATCTTCCCTCATCTCTCAAGCTCTCTCTCAGACATCTATTCCTTCGACGTTTGTTCAGTCTGTATCAACACGCTCTGAGATATCTTCGTTGCTGGCCCAAGACAGATATATTGACCTTGTGATGCCGCGAGGCGGTAATGAGCTCGTGAGAAGCATCCAAAACAACACTAGGATCCCTGTCATGGGCCACGCTGACGGCATCTGTGCTGCCTATCTAGATGAGAGCGCTgtagaagagaaggctGTGAGGATAGTTGTCGAATCAAAG ATAGATTACATGGCAGCTTGCAACGCCGCTGAGActcttcttgtccattcATCATTGCTTCGAAGCGTTTGGCCCAAGGTTGCCTCGGCACTTTTGGACAATTCTGTCTGTCTTAGGTGTGATCCCCCATCTCTTACCGCTCTCAGCGACACTGGCGACCTCGGAACGTCCGAATTTATTATTGCCTCTTCCCCCGAAGATTATAGAACGGAATTCCTTGGTCCAACAATTGCTGTCAAAACGGTAGacaatgttgaagaagcaatTAAACATGTCAattctcattcttctcatcatACAGACTCGATTGTTACcgaagatgaaaagtcCATGTCAGCATGGTGTAGGGGTTTAGACAGCGCAAATTGCTTTGTCAACGCATCCACTAGGTTTGCCGATGGCACAAGATATGGCTTAGGCACAGAAGTTGGAATTTCTACCGGAAAAACGCACGCTAGAGGTCCTGTAGGCCTGGACGGGTTGGTGATTTACAAATACATAAtgaaaagcagaaagaaggatgGTAGTGTGATTGCAGATCATGAGAAGGGAGGTAATGAATATACACATAAAGATCTCGAAAAGGGAGAGCCGCCTTTTTGA
- a CDS encoding serine/threonine-protein kinase ATG1: MPDSNSQSVTTGGHGHGSHKQRIGNYVMGSEIGRGSFATVYKGYRSKTKVPVAIKAVSRQKLTAKLLENLESEINILKVINHRNIVALTDCFKNDTHIYLVMEYCSGSDLSIYIKQRGKLSTLDFVPRFGTSADKLEKNEHGKVWWPHPSSGGLDENITRSFLGQLAQAIKFLRQQNLMHRDIKPQNLLLQPATEAEVAEGHPYGIPVLKVADFGFARILPAAAMAETLCGSPLYMAPEILRYEKYDAKADLWSVGAVLFEMSVGRPPFRASNHVELLRRIERGNDQIIFPDEKPQEPSKPSNHGVPTPVSPDIKALIRSLLKRKPNERMGFDDFFTCGVWDGHMGESTEEELSLDVSTDSSSAGIEDSHKIRNMVASIEQSKDRVRPLRAPQPLATDAALNPQPAMLENAQENIGKTTEKPRFQSSPSPSSTQPPVQPTSVRRSTPKYYVGNAPPSDPVPAVATQTSDQVAGQGHLSTQASATPKANPRPIMTAAQRRLSGRSEREREQSGSVEEATPLTPSYSGPSPTMSRPARSLGEGSPLAATPPITMGPDGKLARESALEGSGVGTDYVVVEKQTVEINALADELDQASTRPIIRRSSRSSVVSRPVSSFQPVSPSAGTTMSTARNESAVVPLSYSPPFAISSTPPFAMPTRHSPNGVGSSLRHVSNPSGMNVFPPNISASPSYGQDVTRYSASPSSLQTGALARALTTTAIKLIGSGANQAATAIARATAKRRPTIMRVSSDMDPAEDDLLHNVEDIARKAFVLFELADERLLAQSQLAQTARSSPTLSGLMGTTPPFSVQAASQGTARRKSSSSSINSEVWVLRQQEAAANDAVVLYMKSLTFIARAMDKVKRYWKSRTEVFHGYVASQELNEMGQWLRARFNEVYEKAEWAKHHAGDNLLFPDWLVHDKARDISRQAASAELQGELFLAEQGYETALWLLQALLDESVYENGRIAEDDRVAYEKLMVPIKIRLDALRKKLADSPGTTAR; encoded by the exons ATGCCTGATTCAAATTCGCAATCGGTAACGACAGGTGGTCATGGGCATGGGTCACACAAGCAGCGGATAGGGAATTATGTGATGGGTTCCGAAATCGGGCGAGGGAGCTTTGCGACGGTCTATAAGGGCTATCGGTCT AAGACAAAAGTGCCGGTAGCTATCAAGGCAGTCTCGAGGCAGAAACTCACTGCAAAGCTTCTCGAGAACCTCGAGAGTGAGATTAATATTCTCAAAGTTATCAACCATCGCAACATTGTGGCCCTTACAGACTGCTTT AAAAATGACACTCACATCTATCTGGTAATGGAGTATTGCTCTGGCAGCGATCTGTCTATCTATATCAAGCAGCGTGGGAAGCTTTCCACGTTGGATTTTGTACCTCGGTTCGGCACGAGTGCGGAcaagttggagaagaatgagcACGGCAAGGTTTGGTGGCCACATCCTAGTAGCGGTGGACTTGATGAGAACATAACGAGGTCGTTTTTGGGGCAGCTCG CCCAAGCAATCAAATTTTTGAGACAACAAAATTTGATGCACAGAGACATCAAGCCGCAGAATTTGCTCCTCCAGCCTGCAACAGAGGCGGAGGTAGCAGAAGGACATCCTTATGGCATACCTGTTCTCAAAGTCGCGGACTTTGGATTTGCAAGGATTTTGCCTGCTGCTGCGATGGCTGAAACGTTGTGTGGTTCACC ATTGTACATGGCACCTGAAATTCTCAGATACGAAAAGTATGATGCAAAGGCAGATCTCTGGTCCGTCGGTGCTGTTCTCTTTGAAATGTCTGTTGGACGTCCTCCCTTCAGAGCCTCCAACCATGTTGAGCTTTTACGTCGTAttgaaagaggaaatgaTCAGATAATATTTCCCGATGAAAAGCCTCAAGAACCATCCAAACCTTCTAATCATGGAGTTCCAACACCAGTCTCTCCTGATATCAAAGCACTCATCCGCTCTCTCTTAAAACGAAAACCTAACGAAAGGATGGGCTTTGACGACTTTTTTACCTGTGGAGTTTGGGATGGTCATATGGGGGAAAGCACAGAGGAGGAACTTAGTCTTGATGTCTCGACGGATAGTTCAAGTGCAGGTATAGAAGACAGCCACAAAATACGAAACATGGTAGCCAGCATTGAACAGTCCAAAGACAGGGTACGGCCTCTTCGGGCACCGCAACCACTAGCAACCGATGCTGCGTTGAACCCTCAGCCTGCTATGCTAGAAAACGCTCAGGAGAATATAGGAAAAACAACCGAGAAGCCACGGTTTCAATCCTCCCCAAGCCCTTCGTCTACACAGCCACCAGTACAACCTACTTCTGTAAGACGTTCTACGCCAAAATACTACGTTGGGAATGCTCCGCCATCAGATCCTGTTCCCGCCGTTGCGACTCAGACTAGTGATCAGGTCGCCGGCCAAGGTCACTTGTCAACTCAGGCGTCAGCAACTCCCAAGGCCAACCCAAGGCCAATCATGACGGCAGCTCAAAGACGTCTCTCAGGGCGAAGCGAACGTGAACGGGAACAAAGCGGCAGTGTGGAAGAAGCTACACCCCTTACGCCCTCTTACTCTGGGCCATCCCCTACCATGTCGCGCCCAGCTCGTTCATTGGGAGAGGGCTCACCTCTTGCTGCGACACCCCCCATCACTATGGGTCCAGACGGAAAGCTGGCTAGGGAAAGTGCTTTAGAAGGGAGCGGAGTAGGAACAGATTATGTGGTAGTTGAGAAGCAGACAGTAGAGATTAACGCATTGGCTGATG AGCTTGATCAAGCTTCAACGAGGCCAATCATTCGACGCAGCTCCCGCAGTTCGGTTGTTTCTCGCCCTGTATCGTCCTTCCAACCGGTCAGCCCTTCCGCTGGTACAACTATGAGCACGGCACGAAACGAATCCGCTGTAGTACCCCTCTCTTACTCGCCGCCATTTGCAATATCCTCTACACCTCCTTTTGCCATGCCCACGCGCCATTCTCCCAATGGGGTAGGTTCTTCCTTACGCCATGTCTCCAATCCTTCCGGCATGAATGTCTTTCCACCCAACATTTCTGCTTCGCCTTCCTATGGCCAGGATGTCACAAGATATAGCGCTTCACCGTCATCATTGCAAACTGGGGCGCTAGCTCGGGCGTTGACTACTACAGCAATCAAACTAATTGGAAGTGGGGCCAATCAAGCGGCTACAGCCATTGCTCGGGCAACCGCCAAACGACGACCGACAATCATGAGAGTGAGCAGTGATATGGACCCTGCTGAAGACGATCTTCTTCATAATGTAGAGGATATTGCCCGCAAGGCATTTGTGTTGTTTGAGTTGGCCGACGAACGTCTTTTGGCCCAAAGCCAATTAGCTCAGACTGCCAGAAGCTCTCCTACTCTTAGCGGACTCATGGGCACTACACCGCCATTTAGTGTCCAAGCTGCGTCCCAGGGCACCGCTCGTAGAAAGTCAAGTTCGTCCTCAATCAACAGCGAGGTTTGGGTTCTTAGACAACAAGAAGCAGCGGCGAATGATGCAGTCGTGCTATATATGAAGTCATTAACATTCATAGCGAGAGCTATGGATAAAGTCAAGAGATACTGGAAGAGCCGAACAGAGGTATTTCACGGATATGTAGCTAGTCAGGAGCTCAATGAAA TGGGCCAATGGCTTCGAGCAAGGTTCAATGAAGTTTATGAAAAAGCTGAATGGGCCAAGCATCACGCTGGCGATAACCTCCTTTTCCCGGACTGGCTAGTTCACGACAAGGCTCGAGATATTTCTCGCCAAGCAGCTTCGGCTGAGCTTCAAGGCGAGTTATTCCTAGCGGAGCAAGGCTACGAGACTGCTTTGTGGCTTTTACAAGCTTTGCTAGATGAGAGCGTATatgaaaatggaagaaTTGCCGAGGATGACAGGGTCGCTTATGAGAAAC TTATGGTACCTATCAAAATTCGTCTTGACGctttgaggaagaagcttgCCGATTCGCCTGGGACGACCGCAAGATGA